A genomic stretch from Glaciecola nitratireducens FR1064 includes:
- a CDS encoding ORF6N domain-containing protein: protein MIDSDLAALYEVETKILNQAVKRNTERFPEDFMFQLSKEEYGILKSQNVTSSWGGRRTLPYAFSEQGIAMLSSVLKSQRAVQVNISLMRAFVKMRKMITETDDLREMVASLESKYDKQFQAVFSALQQIIRDEPSSKKSIGFIWPASEKE, encoded by the coding sequence ATGATAGATAGCGATTTAGCGGCGCTTTACGAAGTCGAAACCAAAATTTTAAATCAGGCGGTAAAGCGTAACACCGAGCGATTCCCTGAAGACTTTATGTTTCAGTTATCAAAAGAAGAGTATGGCATCTTGAAGTCACAAAATGTGACCTCAAGCTGGGGAGGCCGCAGAACCCTTCCATATGCATTTTCAGAGCAAGGTATTGCGATGTTATCCTCGGTACTAAAGTCCCAAAGAGCTGTACAAGTTAACATTTCTTTAATGCGGGCCTTTGTAAAAATGCGAAAAATGATAACTGAAACAGATGATTTGCGTGAAATGGTTGCCAGTCTCGAGAGCAAATACGATAAGCAATTTCAGGCAGTCTTTAGTGCACTTCAGCAAATCATAAGAGATGAACCGTCGAGCAAGAAATCTATTGGCTTTATTTGGCCTGCCAGTGAGAAGGAATAA
- a CDS encoding peptidylprolyl isomerase yields the protein MTLSKSKCLQGILFSLALSLPLAAQATVVEVRTDLGNFQINLFDETTPKTVQNFLSYVNSGQYANNVVHRTEANFVMQSGGFTYNNVFPPTSFQTSPAIANEPVLSNVRGTIAMAKFGGNPDSATSQWFINVNNNASNLDVQNGGFTVFGQVLGDGMDVVDAIVATTTFNFGGAFQSLPLRNYTAADASAGTEPTDSNLIIISDIAVVNDAVVTNPDLNPARNTSLNADNSGGDSGGAMGVFLVSALAVFAIRRRFKSAWLQK from the coding sequence ATGACTTTAAGTAAATCAAAATGCCTTCAAGGCATCCTATTTTCACTAGCATTGAGCTTGCCCCTTGCAGCACAGGCTACCGTAGTAGAAGTGCGTACTGATCTCGGTAACTTCCAAATTAATTTATTTGATGAAACCACGCCTAAAACAGTACAAAACTTTTTGAGCTACGTTAATTCAGGTCAGTATGCAAACAACGTTGTGCACAGAACGGAAGCCAATTTCGTTATGCAATCGGGTGGCTTTACCTACAACAATGTTTTTCCGCCAACGTCTTTTCAAACAAGTCCTGCTATTGCCAATGAGCCGGTACTATCTAATGTTCGCGGTACAATTGCGATGGCAAAGTTTGGCGGAAATCCAGATAGTGCAACCTCGCAGTGGTTTATTAACGTAAACAATAATGCAAGTAACCTTGATGTACAAAATGGTGGCTTCACGGTATTTGGACAGGTATTGGGAGATGGCATGGACGTTGTTGATGCTATTGTTGCTACTACTACCTTCAATTTTGGCGGTGCTTTTCAGAGTCTTCCGTTGAGAAATTATACGGCAGCTGACGCATCTGCTGGCACTGAACCTACCGATAGTAATCTTATTATTATCAGCGATATCGCAGTAGTAAATGATGCCGTCGTTACCAACCCTGATCTGAATCCAGCCCGAAATACTTCGTTGAATGCAGATAATAGCGGTGGTGATTCAGGCGGTGCGATGGGAGTATTTTTGGTTTCTGCGCTAGCAGTTTTTGCAATCAGACGTCGATTCAAATCAGCGTGGTTACAAAAATAG
- a CDS encoding helix-turn-helix domain-containing protein, with the protein MKSFSSGEVAKVCDVNPRTVIRWIEAKKLKAFKLPGRGNNRVKHSDLLDFLMQNQIPIPSELIVEQEKSCFIVSVEKQLVKNAQRIARNAGFVTQVYQHGIESGVEIAQHKPSLIMIDSQTSRVDIPALTAVIESKLEYKPHIIIFDEFTDNRLSAEHDAKVFKLAKPLDNYALAMVLDSIVETEQETYA; encoded by the coding sequence ATGAAGTCATTCTCGAGTGGGGAAGTTGCAAAAGTTTGTGATGTTAACCCGCGCACAGTCATTCGTTGGATAGAAGCAAAAAAATTAAAAGCGTTTAAGCTCCCTGGCCGCGGAAACAACCGCGTTAAGCACAGTGACCTGCTCGATTTTCTAATGCAAAACCAGATCCCCATTCCTTCTGAGCTGATTGTAGAACAAGAGAAATCTTGCTTTATCGTTTCAGTCGAAAAGCAACTTGTTAAAAATGCGCAAAGAATTGCCAGAAACGCAGGCTTTGTAACTCAAGTTTATCAACATGGTATCGAGTCTGGCGTTGAAATTGCTCAGCATAAACCGTCTCTCATCATGATCGATAGCCAAACTTCACGTGTGGATATTCCAGCATTAACCGCAGTCATTGAATCAAAACTAGAGTATAAACCACATATCATCATATTTGATGAATTTACTGATAACAGATTGTCTGCGGAGCATGATGCTAAGGTGTTTAAGTTAGCAAAGCCTCTTGATAATTATGCACTTGCAATGGTGTTAGATTCCATTGTTGAAACTGAACAAGAAACATACGCATAA
- a CDS encoding heme biosynthesis HemY N-terminal domain-containing protein, whose amino-acid sequence MRKLLLYIFLLLLFFGGLLFGHAAIGEKGRIFIAMGDWRIQMTVVSAVISLLIGFVVLVILWWAIKRIIRMISGSRNWFGVLSRRKQSKAFFNAISACTIGDYESAQKYVNKTFPGDFDGANYMLAADIDRRVNNGRNVENLLSIAETFPESEASAKIQQAAWFIQQHQFKQAEIVLESIDAKAQQQAVVVRLWLSVLAALGKWTLVKEKLSDHKKALGDDYVQWAQQAVQGEFAEIASKQGANALKEKWESLPRAAKKDIANQIVYVQLLIDQGLSKDAEPILVELAKKSRHPAFHGLFKQLKHPAPIHAMRLIESWIKADPDNAALYSVLAHMAYNSGDYVLAEKAVRKALELASNPEDGRLLARLLEKQNAFEKANNVYKGLLTS is encoded by the coding sequence ATGAGAAAACTACTGCTCTATATTTTCTTACTCTTGCTATTTTTTGGTGGATTGTTGTTTGGCCATGCTGCTATTGGCGAAAAGGGCCGTATTTTCATTGCCATGGGCGATTGGCGCATTCAAATGACGGTTGTGAGCGCTGTCATCAGTTTGCTCATCGGATTCGTGGTTCTGGTTATTTTGTGGTGGGCAATCAAGCGCATCATTAGAATGATTTCCGGGTCACGCAATTGGTTTGGTGTTTTATCCAGAAGGAAGCAGAGCAAGGCTTTCTTTAATGCAATCAGCGCCTGCACGATTGGTGACTATGAAAGCGCGCAGAAGTACGTTAACAAAACCTTCCCAGGCGATTTCGATGGCGCCAACTACATGTTAGCCGCAGACATTGATAGACGCGTGAACAATGGTCGGAACGTTGAAAACCTGTTAAGTATTGCCGAAACCTTTCCTGAATCCGAAGCGTCTGCAAAAATACAGCAGGCAGCTTGGTTTATTCAGCAACATCAATTCAAACAAGCTGAAATAGTGTTAGAAAGTATTGATGCCAAGGCTCAGCAGCAGGCTGTCGTCGTTAGGTTATGGCTGTCAGTGCTAGCAGCACTGGGTAAATGGACTTTGGTAAAAGAAAAACTCAGTGATCACAAAAAGGCTTTGGGTGATGACTATGTACAGTGGGCTCAGCAGGCAGTACAAGGTGAGTTCGCTGAAATAGCCAGTAAGCAAGGCGCAAATGCGTTAAAAGAGAAGTGGGAATCACTTCCTCGCGCAGCGAAAAAAGACATTGCAAACCAAATTGTGTACGTACAGTTACTTATCGATCAAGGCTTGTCTAAAGACGCCGAGCCTATCTTGGTTGAACTTGCAAAAAAATCCAGACATCCTGCGTTTCACGGTTTGTTCAAACAACTGAAGCACCCGGCACCGATTCACGCTATGCGGCTAATAGAGAGTTGGATAAAAGCTGATCCAGACAACGCAGCGCTTTATTCTGTGCTTGCTCACATGGCCTACAACAGTGGGGACTATGTACTTGCCGAGAAAGCTGTGAGGAAAGCCCTAGAGCTCGCTAGCAATCCTGAAGATGGACGTTTATTGGCAAGATTGTTAGAAAAGCAGAATGCCTTTGAAAAGGCTAATAATGTGTATAAAGGTTTGTTAACATCATAA
- a CDS encoding uroporphyrinogen-III C-methyltransferase, producing the protein MSDKEPTNSNNTALDNTEKLIEDGVVIESDADTTPKKVKTGGLWLFSIFNFLLIIGICAAAGWTWYQWQQNQTNETDTGDKIEAKLSSIDSVIAKLNSAVSASQDELAKINNDLTQQNQTLSNNVDGLLEQILQNANENKALQSRVADLSGRRPADWLLAEADYLVRIAGRKLWLENDVSTAMLMMQAADSRLEDIGDPSLFPVRKLIAEDIQALHQVNPVAINSIALALSGMIPQVNNLPLNALKIPEIEENKAQNELSENIGDWRSNLSKTWDSLVDDFIQIETSEKPVLPYLSTKQRWLITEQLKLALSQAKSAALDEQEALYMNALQQATALVVEHFQLDDNNVKQFADALQQLQNTTIAKDYPRQLKSANALKDVIEQRVQSVFKNDTGEGAL; encoded by the coding sequence ATGAGTGACAAAGAACCGACCAATTCAAATAATACTGCATTGGACAACACCGAGAAGTTAATAGAAGACGGTGTTGTCATCGAATCTGATGCAGACACAACACCCAAGAAAGTAAAAACAGGTGGACTTTGGTTGTTCAGTATCTTTAACTTTTTGCTCATTATCGGGATTTGCGCAGCCGCGGGGTGGACGTGGTATCAATGGCAGCAAAATCAAACCAACGAAACAGACACTGGGGATAAAATTGAAGCTAAATTATCTAGTATCGATTCTGTCATTGCTAAATTAAATTCAGCTGTATCTGCATCTCAGGATGAATTGGCGAAAATAAATAATGACTTGACCCAACAAAACCAAACACTCAGTAATAACGTTGACGGCTTACTCGAACAGATACTGCAAAATGCGAATGAAAACAAAGCCCTGCAGTCTCGCGTTGCCGACCTTTCAGGCCGACGCCCGGCAGATTGGTTATTGGCAGAAGCTGACTACTTGGTGCGCATTGCGGGTCGCAAACTGTGGTTAGAGAACGATGTTAGTACTGCGATGTTGATGATGCAAGCTGCGGATTCAAGACTAGAAGATATAGGTGACCCATCATTGTTTCCGGTGCGCAAACTCATCGCAGAGGATATTCAAGCTTTACATCAAGTAAACCCTGTTGCTATTAATTCGATAGCATTGGCATTATCGGGCATGATCCCACAGGTTAATAACCTGCCGCTGAATGCACTCAAAATACCTGAAATAGAAGAGAACAAAGCACAAAACGAACTCAGCGAAAATATTGGTGATTGGCGCTCTAATTTAAGCAAAACGTGGGACTCATTAGTTGATGACTTCATCCAGATAGAAACCAGTGAAAAACCTGTCCTCCCCTACCTCTCAACTAAACAACGCTGGCTGATCACGGAGCAACTTAAACTCGCTTTATCACAAGCTAAAAGTGCTGCGCTAGATGAACAAGAGGCGCTGTACATGAACGCTCTGCAGCAAGCCACAGCGCTCGTAGTCGAACATTTTCAATTAGACGACAATAATGTTAAGCAATTTGCAGACGCTTTACAGCAGCTTCAAAATACGACTATCGCTAAAGACTATCCGCGTCAGTTGAAATCAGCTAATGCTCTGAAAGATGTCATTGAGCAGCGCGTTCAAAGTGTGTTTAAAAATGACACCGGCGAAGGTGCACTATGA
- a CDS encoding uroporphyrinogen-III synthase — MYLILRPKSKLSDSVACFEEVGLPAIGCGLIDTIALPNASALLPNLSALNPDLVVVTSTVAADLYVEAITQNQSEAGHDATQPSESQNKISNLTFIAVGASTAKRLLTQHSRVLQAKPSDSEGILACIAQLKLNKANVAILKGRGGRQLINETLTANGFTVAELDLYERVLLKQPYYTKHFEAEAIHCIIATSTEIIDAAYNWFEPRWLNTRQWIVVSKRLKQHLSALGASNIVTSNGATDSHLIAAAK; from the coding sequence ATGTATTTGATACTGCGTCCAAAATCTAAATTAAGCGATTCAGTTGCTTGTTTTGAGGAAGTTGGATTACCGGCGATTGGTTGCGGCTTAATTGATACTATTGCCTTGCCAAATGCTTCCGCGCTGCTGCCAAATTTATCTGCGCTCAATCCAGACCTTGTTGTGGTTACCAGCACTGTAGCTGCTGATCTGTATGTTGAAGCCATTACGCAAAACCAATCAGAAGCTGGGCATGACGCAACACAGCCGAGTGAATCGCAAAACAAAATATCAAATCTCACATTCATTGCCGTTGGCGCGAGCACAGCCAAGAGACTTCTGACTCAACATTCCCGAGTTTTACAGGCCAAACCATCAGATTCCGAAGGGATTTTGGCTTGCATTGCGCAACTAAAACTCAACAAGGCGAATGTTGCTATACTTAAAGGCCGAGGGGGAAGACAGCTCATTAACGAAACGCTCACCGCAAATGGCTTTACCGTTGCAGAACTCGATTTATATGAACGAGTTCTGTTAAAGCAGCCTTATTATACTAAGCACTTTGAGGCTGAAGCCATTCATTGTATTATCGCAACAAGCACAGAAATTATTGATGCCGCTTACAATTGGTTTGAACCTCGCTGGCTGAACACGCGTCAATGGATTGTAGTAAGTAAGCGATTAAAGCAACATCTGAGCGCACTAGGCGCTAGTAACATTGTCACCAGTAATGGTGCTACCGACAGCCACCTGATTGCTGCCGCTAAATAA
- the hemC gene encoding hydroxymethylbilane synthase — MSNMSTTKPAQRVIRIATRKSDLAMWQAKYVQAELLKHHPDLSVELLPMSTQGDRILDTPLAKIGGKGLFIKELEIAMQNGEADIAVHSMKDIPVAFPDGFGLHAICERENPFDAFVSNSFESIEALPQGAVVGTSSLRRQCQLRAFRDDLVIKDLRGNVNTRLAKLDAGQYDAIILAAAGLIRLGMRDRIKQEVSADLSLPAVGQGAVGIECRNDDAELIELVAALNHTATATRVKAERAMNAKLEGGCQVPIGSYAVINGNLLLLRGLVGTPDGKTMLKSQVEGPLIDAEKIGQAVANELLTKGAREILDSLGND; from the coding sequence ATGAGTAATATGAGCACTACCAAACCTGCACAACGCGTTATTCGAATTGCTACTAGAAAAAGTGACCTTGCTATGTGGCAGGCTAAATATGTCCAAGCTGAATTGCTCAAGCATCATCCCGACTTATCGGTTGAACTTTTGCCAATGTCGACACAGGGTGACCGTATTTTGGATACGCCTTTAGCAAAAATTGGCGGTAAAGGTTTATTTATCAAAGAGCTCGAAATTGCGATGCAAAATGGTGAAGCCGACATCGCCGTGCATTCCATGAAGGATATACCTGTTGCCTTTCCGGATGGCTTTGGTTTGCACGCAATCTGCGAACGTGAAAATCCGTTCGACGCATTTGTTTCTAATAGTTTTGAATCAATCGAAGCATTACCGCAAGGCGCGGTTGTTGGCACCTCAAGTTTGCGCCGACAGTGTCAGCTGCGCGCATTTCGCGATGACCTGGTGATTAAAGATTTACGTGGCAACGTTAACACACGACTAGCAAAACTTGATGCTGGCCAATACGACGCGATTATTTTAGCGGCGGCAGGCTTAATACGTTTAGGCATGCGAGATCGCATTAAGCAAGAAGTGAGTGCTGACCTCAGTCTTCCCGCAGTTGGGCAAGGCGCTGTGGGTATTGAATGTCGTAATGACGACGCTGAGTTAATTGAATTGGTTGCTGCGCTTAATCATACAGCGACCGCAACACGCGTAAAAGCCGAGCGCGCAATGAACGCAAAATTAGAAGGTGGTTGCCAAGTACCAATTGGAAGTTATGCCGTGATTAATGGTAATTTGTTGTTATTGCGCGGACTCGTTGGCACGCCAGACGGTAAAACTATGCTGAAGTCACAGGTTGAGGGCCCTTTAATTGATGCAGAAAAGATTGGGCAAGCGGTTGCGAACGAGTTGCTAACAAAAGGTGCTAGAGAAATACTGGACTCATTGGGCAACGATTAA
- a CDS encoding alpha/beta hydrolase, which yields MTQELLPSVQIQPKGEHKATIIWLHGLGDSGNGFAPIAPELKLPDELGVKFIFPHAPIRPVTINNGMEMRAWYDIKSMDMESRADLSGVIDSSQRIEQLIHAEIASGIDSRKIMLIGFSQGGVIALHLGARFTQPLAGIVALSTYMCAPQTLSAEKSAENQNTPVLFAHGQQDEVVPLFLGNAAFQTMRENGYNVEWKEYMMQHNVCMPEIVDISAFIQAKLA from the coding sequence ATGACACAAGAATTATTGCCTAGCGTTCAAATTCAGCCAAAAGGCGAGCACAAAGCGACAATCATCTGGCTGCACGGCTTAGGTGATTCAGGGAATGGTTTTGCGCCTATCGCACCTGAACTAAAGCTACCCGATGAATTAGGTGTTAAATTTATTTTTCCACATGCGCCAATTCGTCCAGTGACCATTAATAACGGCATGGAAATGCGTGCATGGTATGACATAAAGTCGATGGATATGGAATCACGCGCAGATCTTTCAGGTGTTATTGATTCATCGCAACGCATTGAGCAACTGATCCATGCTGAAATAGCATCAGGCATTGATTCAAGAAAAATTATGCTGATTGGATTTTCGCAAGGGGGCGTAATTGCACTGCACCTAGGGGCGAGATTTACACAGCCGCTGGCTGGCATTGTCGCGTTAAGCACATATATGTGTGCGCCACAAACTCTAAGCGCTGAAAAATCAGCTGAAAATCAGAACACGCCCGTATTGTTTGCTCACGGCCAACAAGATGAAGTGGTACCTTTGTTCCTTGGCAATGCAGCATTTCAAACAATGAGAGAGAACGGCTACAACGTTGAATGGAAAGAATATATGATGCAGCATAATGTATGCATGCCAGAGATTGTCGACATTTCAGCCTTTATCCAAGCAAAACTGGCTTAA
- the gmk gene encoding guanylate kinase encodes MFAKPLGNLFIVAAPSGAGKSTLIKEILSKSTDEQRMQLSVSHTTRAPRKGEHNGVEYHFVDHAEFKSMIGQDAFYEYAEVFGNYYGTSKAAISDKLQQGIDVFLDIDWQGARQVKVQNPSVISIFIVPPSVEALQARLSGRGQDSEEIIAKRMAEAKSEISHYNEFDYVIVNDQLETAHKEFEAIVMTQRLNLSKQKVRHKALFAELLATK; translated from the coding sequence ATGTTCGCTAAACCATTAGGCAATCTTTTTATCGTTGCTGCGCCCTCAGGTGCAGGTAAGTCAACGTTAATTAAAGAAATTTTGAGTAAGTCTACCGATGAGCAACGCATGCAACTATCGGTCTCACACACCACACGCGCACCTCGCAAGGGGGAGCACAATGGTGTTGAATATCACTTTGTCGATCACGCTGAATTTAAGAGCATGATTGGTCAAGACGCTTTTTATGAATATGCTGAGGTTTTTGGCAATTATTACGGCACGTCTAAAGCTGCTATTAGCGATAAGCTCCAGCAAGGTATTGACGTGTTTTTGGACATTGACTGGCAGGGTGCGCGTCAGGTTAAGGTACAAAATCCATCTGTGATAAGTATCTTTATTGTGCCGCCTTCAGTTGAAGCCCTACAGGCAAGATTATCTGGTCGCGGACAGGATTCTGAAGAGATCATTGCAAAACGGATGGCTGAGGCAAAATCAGAAATTTCACATTACAACGAATTTGATTATGTGATTGTTAATGACCAACTAGAAACGGCGCACAAAGAGTTTGAAGCGATTGTTATGACGCAACGTTTGAACTTGAGTAAGCAAAAAGTAAGGCATAAAGCCCTTTTTGCTGAGTTGTTGGCCACTAAATAA
- the rpoZ gene encoding DNA-directed RNA polymerase subunit omega, protein MARVTVEDAVNQIGNRFDLVLVAARRARQIATEGKTPLVDMGNDKPTVVALREIELGLVTAKTVEQSDLHDQREQEAAEFASVASILSDN, encoded by the coding sequence ATGGCACGTGTAACAGTTGAAGACGCCGTAAACCAAATTGGCAACAGATTCGATTTAGTATTAGTTGCAGCCCGTCGCGCGAGACAAATTGCCACAGAAGGCAAAACGCCATTAGTCGATATGGGCAACGATAAGCCAACAGTAGTCGCTCTTCGTGAGATTGAGCTAGGTTTGGTTACTGCTAAAACAGTAGAACAATCAGACTTGCATGACCAGCGTGAACAAGAAGCAGCAGAGTTTGCTTCAGTAGCGAGCATTCTTTCTGACAACTAG
- the spoT gene encoding bifunctional GTP diphosphokinase/guanosine-3',5'-bis pyrophosphate 3'-pyrophosphohydrolase encodes MYLFEGLKAKVSRYLPQEQVEYIQAAYVLARDAHDGQSRSSGDPYITHPVAVAGILADMDLDYETLMAALLHDVIEDTHYSKDDLSLAFGETVAELVEGVSKLDKLQFSSKQEAQAENFRKMLMAMVQDIRVILIKLADRTHNMRTLGSLRPDKRRRIALETLEIYAPLAHRLGIHDIKNELEDLGFQAMYPMRHRALRSAVNQARGNRKEIIEKTQNELVQRLASYGIQGTVLGREKHLYSIYRKMKNKELSFTEVMDIYAFRVVVGSVDNCYRVLGAMHGMYKPIENRFKDYIAIPRTNGYQSLHTSLIGPHGIPVEVQIRTAEMDHMADRGVAAHWLYKKASDKGTSAQLRANQWMQSLLELQQRSSTSAEFIESVKSDLFPDEIYVFTPKGTIVELPMGSTAVDFAYAVHSDVGNTCVGARVERRNYSLSKPLENGQSIEIITSPRAKPNANWLNFVVSARARSNIRHFLKRQQAEDAVSMGNRLLRHALGMIKLDEISPAEIDRVVKETKYESFDDLLSNIGMGNELSAIVARRLVGESAEIPDKKSHVAIRGTEGLLVHYSRCCHPIPDDEVVAILSPGRGIVIHQTGCTNIRKLSKEEPQRVLPMEWDEVPHGEFKAALRLELFNHQDTLASLTRTIASSDSSIINLQTEERENSVYIIDIELTTKNRVHLAKIMRKIRAMPELQKVSRHSQYKQK; translated from the coding sequence GTGTATTTATTTGAAGGTTTAAAAGCAAAGGTAAGTCGGTATTTACCACAAGAACAAGTCGAGTATATTCAAGCGGCTTATGTGCTTGCGCGCGATGCTCACGACGGACAGAGTCGGAGTAGCGGCGACCCCTATATAACCCATCCCGTTGCCGTTGCTGGTATTTTGGCAGACATGGATCTTGATTACGAAACATTGATGGCCGCGCTGCTGCATGACGTTATTGAAGACACTCATTACAGTAAAGATGACTTAAGTCTCGCGTTCGGCGAAACCGTAGCAGAATTAGTTGAAGGCGTAAGTAAGTTAGACAAACTTCAATTTAGCAGTAAGCAAGAAGCGCAGGCTGAAAACTTTCGTAAGATGCTAATGGCGATGGTTCAAGACATTCGTGTTATCTTAATAAAATTAGCTGACCGCACACACAACATGCGAACGCTCGGTTCATTGCGACCTGACAAGCGTCGTCGTATTGCTTTAGAAACACTTGAGATTTATGCCCCCTTAGCGCACCGCCTAGGTATTCACGATATAAAAAATGAGCTTGAAGATCTGGGCTTCCAAGCGATGTACCCCATGCGTCACCGTGCGCTCCGTTCAGCGGTTAATCAAGCTAGAGGAAACCGCAAAGAGATAATCGAAAAAACGCAGAATGAATTAGTTCAGCGCCTGGCTTCATATGGCATTCAGGGCACAGTACTCGGGCGTGAAAAGCACCTTTATAGCATTTACCGTAAAATGAAAAATAAAGAGCTGTCGTTCACAGAGGTCATGGATATATATGCTTTTAGAGTTGTCGTTGGGAGTGTGGACAACTGTTATAGAGTTTTAGGCGCTATGCACGGTATGTATAAGCCAATTGAAAACCGTTTCAAAGACTATATCGCTATTCCGCGCACCAACGGATATCAATCATTACATACGTCGTTAATTGGCCCGCATGGCATTCCTGTTGAAGTACAAATTCGTACGGCGGAAATGGATCATATGGCTGATAGAGGTGTTGCTGCGCACTGGCTGTATAAGAAAGCGTCTGATAAAGGCACAAGTGCTCAGCTTCGAGCAAACCAATGGATGCAGTCTCTACTGGAGCTGCAACAGCGATCAAGCACATCTGCAGAATTTATTGAAAGTGTGAAGTCTGATTTATTTCCTGACGAAATTTATGTATTTACTCCCAAGGGAACCATTGTTGAATTACCAATGGGCTCAACTGCCGTAGACTTTGCATATGCTGTGCATTCTGACGTAGGCAATACCTGTGTTGGAGCAAGGGTAGAGCGTCGCAATTATTCTTTAAGTAAGCCATTGGAAAATGGACAAAGTATTGAAATTATCACTTCTCCTAGAGCAAAACCAAACGCTAACTGGCTGAACTTTGTTGTGAGCGCGCGTGCTCGAAGTAATATTCGCCATTTCCTGAAGCGTCAACAAGCGGAAGATGCTGTGAGCATGGGTAACCGGTTGTTGCGTCACGCGCTGGGTATGATCAAGTTAGACGAAATTTCGCCTGCTGAAATCGATCGTGTGGTCAAGGAAACCAAGTACGAAAGCTTCGATGATTTGCTGTCGAATATCGGCATGGGTAACGAATTAAGTGCCATTGTTGCACGCCGTTTGGTGGGCGAAAGTGCTGAAATTCCGGATAAAAAATCACACGTTGCTATACGCGGTACAGAAGGCTTATTAGTACATTACTCTCGCTGCTGCCATCCTATTCCAGATGACGAAGTCGTTGCTATTTTATCACCTGGGCGCGGTATTGTTATTCATCAAACGGGCTGTACAAATATTCGTAAGTTGAGCAAAGAAGAGCCTCAGAGAGTGCTGCCGATGGAATGGGACGAAGTTCCGCATGGTGAATTCAAGGCAGCCCTGCGTTTGGAGCTATTTAATCATCAGGATACATTAGCGTCGCTGACCAGAACCATTGCAAGCAGCGACTCGAGTATTATCAATCTGCAAACTGAAGAACGTGAAAATAGTGTTTATATTATAGATATAGAGCTCACTACTAAAAACCGTGTTCACCTTGCCAAAATAATGCGAAAAATTCGCGCCATGCCTGAACTTCAAAAAGTGTCTCGACACAGTCAATACAAACAAAAGTAA
- a CDS encoding RidA family protein produces MPKSIIQTDEAPAAIGTYSQAVKAGTTVYLSGQIPLVPSTMEMISDDFAEQAVQVFENLKAVCTAAGGDTSHLVKVNIFLIDLGHFATVNEIMARYFKQPYPARAAIGVSQLPKGAQIEIDGVMVLPE; encoded by the coding sequence ATGCCTAAGTCTATTATTCAGACCGACGAAGCGCCTGCTGCTATTGGCACGTACAGCCAAGCAGTTAAAGCTGGAACAACAGTGTATTTATCAGGTCAAATTCCGCTAGTCCCTAGCACAATGGAAATGATCTCTGACGACTTCGCTGAACAGGCTGTCCAAGTCTTCGAAAATTTAAAAGCGGTATGCACTGCTGCGGGTGGTGATACTTCACATTTGGTTAAGGTAAATATATTTTTAATCGATTTAGGACACTTCGCAACCGTAAATGAAATTATGGCGAGGTACTTTAAGCAGCCTTATCCAGCTCGCGCCGCTATCGGTGTTTCGCAGCTGCCAAAGGGTGCTCAAATCGAGATTGACGGTGTGATGGTGCTACCCGAATAG